CTGCTTCACTATAAGGAACGGAGAGCAGTCGCAAATCGAAATGGCGATTCTTCAAATGGAAGAGCATTTGATTTGCAAAGAGGGTGAACTCTTTTTTGTTGATCATATGTCCATTGAACTAATGGAGGGTATTGCTCGAGCTTATAACATTGAACTTACATTTTTGGTTGAATAACACCTCGACAAACGAAAAGAAAACGGTTAAAATAAGAAAGGACTTATCGTACATACCACGCAAGTTAGAAAAATTTATGATTTAACCATGCAACAGCTATTTTACGGGTATACTGATAAAGAGTGCATGGATAGGGAGGTATTCCAAATGGGGTTAGCAATTATTTTTGCAATCGTTACGTTATTTTGCGTATGGGGCGTATTCCGTTCTCTTCGTGAAAAGAACTTTATGGGCCTTGCCTTTGCAGGATTAACAGTGCTTGTATTCGGCGCCTTTACTGTTGCCACAATGATCGATATACTTTTCGGATCTGGGGGCGGCGGAGGCCA
The sequence above is drawn from the Pseudalkalibacillus hwajinpoensis genome and encodes:
- a CDS encoding DUF2759 domain-containing protein, which gives rise to MGLAIIFAIVTLFCVWGVFRSLREKNFMGLAFAGLTVLVFGAFTVATMIDILFGSGGGGGH